AATAAAAAAGGATTAATTTATATAAGTAAATTAATCCTTTTTAATTATTATTTAATAAATTAGATTATAAATTTAAGATTATCTTTCTTCCATATTTTTTACTGTTGAATAAGTTAATCCTTTTATATTTTCTAATGTTGGTTTTCCTGTAAATAATGAAGCTATTAAAGAAACTACTACGTTACTTCCAATTATTAATAAAGAAATTAAGAATTCAAATATTTTTGGAGTAGTGTATTCTGGTATCAATTTTGTTAATAATCCCATTGGGTTTCCTAAATAAGTAGCTACTAATACAGAAGCTATAAATCCTACCCAAACAGCTTTTGTATTTACTTTATCAAAGAAGATTCCAACTAAGAATACCCCAGCTATTGGACCTCCTAATAATCCTGTAATTGCTTGGAAGTATAAGAACATATCTCCTTGTCCAGCATATAAGAAATGTACTGCTAATATTGTACTGATAATTCCTACTACCCAACTTGAACCTTTTGCAAAATTAAGTTTTTGTTTGTCTGACATATCAGGTCTTAATTGTTCTAATATATCTGATGTCATACAAGTTGATACAGAGTTTAAACTAGAAGATACTGTTGATTGAGCTGCTGCAAATATAGCTGCTAATACTAATCCTGAAATTCCTGTAGGAATATATTTAATTACAAAATAAGGTAATATTGCATTTCCATTTATTGTTTCTGGTAATTTATTTCCAAAATTAAAGAATACATAAAGAGCTGAACCCATTCCAACAAATATAAAGATACTTGTTAATAATAATGGAATATTGATAAATAAACTTTTCTTAGCTTCAGCTTCATTTTTTGTTGTATTATATCTTTGAACTATATCTTGGCTTCCTACATATGAATAAATAGAGTTTACAAGTCCTCCAATTAACATAGCCCATAAACTTGTTTTTGCTAAATCAAAAGAGAAGAAATCAGCGTTTAAAATTAATCCACCATCTGATAACGCTTTAAATCCTTGTCCTACACCTTCTGGAGCTGCAGAGAATCCCATTATTA
This genomic window from Fusobacterium sp. FSA-380-WT-3A contains:
- a CDS encoding sodium:solute symporter — its product is MSWHWFNWVVIALYFIGMFMVGVYFARRTTSTDDYFKAGGRVPAWVTACSIYATALSSISFIAIPASVFRGGWLLGMAPIGIILMVLWAALVFVPFFRRVNVTTAYEYLGKRFDNKFRIIGSLAFILFHIIRMAVVLYLPTLALQQALPSLNPVVLTVGVAVFCVAYTSMGGIEAVLWSDAIQTIVLLVGAFLIIIMGFSAAPEGVGQGFKALSDGGLILNADFFSFDLAKTSLWAMLIGGLVNSIYSYVGSQDIVQRYNTTKNEAEAKKSLFINIPLLLTSIFIFVGMGSALYVFFNFGNKLPETINGNAILPYFVIKYIPTGISGLVLAAIFAAAQSTVSSSLNSVSTCMTSDILEQLRPDMSDKQKLNFAKGSSWVVGIISTILAVHFLYAGQGDMFLYFQAITGLLGGPIAGVFLVGIFFDKVNTKAVWVGFIASVLVATYLGNPMGLLTKLIPEYTTPKIFEFLISLLIIGSNVVVSLIASLFTGKPTLENIKGLTYSTVKNMEER